The segment ATGTGGTTGAAATTAGGAGAATCCGAAGTCATTAATCTCGATTTTATCGCTTCCATCAAGAAAAACAGTGGGCAGCCCACTATAGAAATTATTTACCAAGATCTAAATAATGTCAAATCCCTTCCCTTTCCTGGCACAGAAGAACGTGATCGGGCCTTTAAAGCCATTCTGGAAAATCTTTCTAGAATGAAATTGTTCTTTGAGTGAACCTACATGGAATACGAAGCACTTAATCCCAATTTATATGCACATGTTCTGGATGATCTGGAACTAATTACATCTCACAAACCATTTCATATTCTATTTTATGGATCCAGAGAAAGAGGTGATTTCAACGAATCCTCCGATCTCAATTTCTACCTATTAGCTCACTCGACCGATCAAATGAAGGCAAGTTTTGTAGACAGTGTAAGCAAAACATTGAACCGGCTTGAAGTAGTAGCACCTGTTAATATGATTGCCGGAGATGCGGATTCTCTGCGTCACAGATTTAAAATTCACGAACCAGGATCTATCCAGTTATTGGAAAATGCATCCGTATTCTATGGAGAAGGAATTTGGGATTCTCTCCAATCGGAATGGAAAAGATACAAAGATAAATCCATCCCCAAAAAAGAATTAAGCAGTTATCTCGAAAAAAGGATCCGCTTTTTCAAACAACAAGTTTCGCGCAACGTGAAAGAAGAAGTTTCTCAATTGGAGAGAATTTGCACACTTACATTGCATGTGTGGGCCATCAAAAATATTGATGATCTATCCGTTTCGGAGCTTTTGATGATGGACATTCCCAGTCAGATCCATTCTCTCTTTACAAACTTATACAAATTCGAGTTAGACGATACTATTCTCGAACTTCTGAATCTCCAACAAAGATTACAAACGTTAAAAAGAGAACTTCGTTGGAAAAAAGAGATCAGCCGGGAAGAAATTTACGAACTGAAGTATAAACTCATCTCCCTCAGAAAAGATGAAGAGTTTTTACTGAACCTTTGGGCTTAAATTGACGTTTAGCTCTTAATTCAGGTCCTAGCCGACTTTCTTTCTTAATTGGCTTTTGATCCGGATGATTCAAATGAATTACTGAATTGTTTCCGAAATTCAGGATAGCCCGACTTTTCCAAATCCTCTTTCGGAATAAATCTCAGAGAAGCAGAATTGATACAATAACGAAGCCCTGTGGGCTTCGGCCCGTCATCAAACACATGACCCAAATGAGAATCACCATACTTGCTTCTCACTTCGGAACGAACCATTCCATAAGAAGAATCCGTTTTCATTACCACATGTTCGGCCACCAAAGGCCTACTGAAACTAGGCCAGCCGGTTCCTGACTCGAATTTATCTACAGAACTAAACAACGGTTCACCGGTAACACGATCCACATAGATTCCGTCTTTATGATTGTCCCAGTATTCATTCTCAAAAGGTGGTTCGGTTCCGCTTTCTTGGGTCACTTCAAACTGTAGGCTAGAAAGTTTTTTCCGAATTTCATCAAGAGATGGTTTCAAAAAACGAACCGCCTTTTCCTTCCCCCAAACAGAATCGATAAATTGATCTCTCCCCGATCCGGAACGATAACTCTTGTATTGCAACGGATCTTTTTTGTAAAAATCCTGATGATACCCTTCTGCAGGATAAAATTCATCGAAACCAATTATTTCCGTTACAATTTTTTTCTTAAACAATTTACGCTTTGTTAGGTCAGCAACCGATTTTTCCGCCAACCTTTTCTGATCCGCATTATGATAAAAAATTCCTGTCTTGTATTGGCTTCCCCGATCTACGAATTGGCCGTCCGGGTCAGTTGGATCAATATTTTTCCAAAAAACTTCCAAAAGAGTTTCGTATGAAATTTGTTTCGGATCGTAGGTGATTTGAATCGCTTCCCTATGACCAGTGTATCCGCTGGAAACTTCCTCATAACTAGGATCTTTTTCCTTCCCGCCTGTATAACCTGATATTACGCTGTCTACCCCCGGCAAAGTCTCGAAAGGAGGCTCCATACACCAAAAGCATCCTCCTGCAAATGTTGCTTTCTCCGTTTTAGGCCCTGCGATGATCCCACAGGAGGTGAAATAGCCGATCAAAAGAAATAAAAAGATCCTCAATTTTGAAGGAAATAAGCCTAATGGGTTCATACTGAAGCTTAGACAGCCCATTCGCCCTTTTTCCCATTTTTACCTTTCTTTTTAAAGGCGTTTTTTTATCGTATCCTATTTTCATGACAACGAATCAAACCGAGCCCGGTAACGACTTCCAATCCTTTGGATTTCGCCCAGAGCTCCTTTCGGGGATTGAAGAAGCTGGTTTCCAGACGCCAAGCCCCATACAACGGCAGGCCATGCCTCTCGTTCTCGAAGGAAAAGACCTGATAGCACAGGCACAAACAGGAACCGGTAAAACCGCAGCTTATGGACTTCCATGCTTAAATCGCATAGATGTGAAAAGCGGTATGCAAGTTCTCGTTTTAACACCAACAAGAGAACTTGCCCTCCAAGTATCAGACGAGCTTTACCGCTTAGGTAAAAACGTCGGGATCAAAACCACTACTATCTATGGTGGTGCATCTTATTCCAAACAAATCTCCCAAGTCACCAAAGGTGCACAAGTTGCCGTGGCAACTCCTGGTAGATTATTGGATCTACTCAAGGGCAAAGAGTTAAAAAATTTCAAACCTAATATGGTCATCCTAGATGAAGCGGATGAAATGTTGGATATGGGATTTTTGGAAGACATCGAATCCATTTTCGGATTCCTTCCTGCAGAAAGACAAACTCTCCTGTTTTCGGCAACGATGCCAGATGCTATCAAAAAATTAGCAGGACGTTACCTCAACCAACCCGCGCATGTAAAAATTGCAGCGACCGAAAAATCTTCGAAAAACATCGAACAGGTGTATTACATCATCGATGAACAAGAAAGAGACAACGCAGTAGTTCGTATTTTAGATTACGAAAACACGTATAAGGCGATCATTTTTACGAAAACTAAAAAAGAAGCCGACGATCTGAAAGCGAATCTTGGATTCAAAGGGTATCCTGTGGAAGCACTCCATGGTGACTTGAGCCAAAAACAACGGGAGTTGGTTTTGAAAAGTCTTCATGACGGCAGAATCAGAATCCTTGTAGCGACCGATGTTGCAGCACGCGGACTAGATGTAAAAGATCTATCTCTCGTAATCAACTTCCATCTTCCTTTCGATAGCGAAAGTTATACGCATAGAATCGGAAGAACAGGACGTGCAGGAAAAACCGGTAAAGCCATCACTCTGGTAACCACAAGAGAATCAAGAGCAC is part of the Leptospira kobayashii genome and harbors:
- the msrB gene encoding peptide-methionine (R)-S-oxide reductase MsrB, with translation MEPPFETLPGVDSVISGYTGGKEKDPSYEEVSSGYTGHREAIQITYDPKQISYETLLEVFWKNIDPTDPDGQFVDRGSQYKTGIFYHNADQKRLAEKSVADLTKRKLFKKKIVTEIIGFDEFYPAEGYHQDFYKKDPLQYKSYRSGSGRDQFIDSVWGKEKAVRFLKPSLDEIRKKLSSLQFEVTQESGTEPPFENEYWDNHKDGIYVDRVTGEPLFSSVDKFESGTGWPSFSRPLVAEHVVMKTDSSYGMVRSEVRSKYGDSHLGHVFDDGPKPTGLRYCINSASLRFIPKEDLEKSGYPEFRKQFSNSFESSGSKAN
- a CDS encoding DEAD/DEAH box helicase, whose amino-acid sequence is MTTNQTEPGNDFQSFGFRPELLSGIEEAGFQTPSPIQRQAMPLVLEGKDLIAQAQTGTGKTAAYGLPCLNRIDVKSGMQVLVLTPTRELALQVSDELYRLGKNVGIKTTTIYGGASYSKQISQVTKGAQVAVATPGRLLDLLKGKELKNFKPNMVILDEADEMLDMGFLEDIESIFGFLPAERQTLLFSATMPDAIKKLAGRYLNQPAHVKIAATEKSSKNIEQVYYIIDEQERDNAVVRILDYENTYKAIIFTKTKKEADDLKANLGFKGYPVEALHGDLSQKQRELVLKSLHDGRIRILVATDVAARGLDVKDLSLVINFHLPFDSESYTHRIGRTGRAGKTGKAITLVTTRESRALHRLKGTSGTGLTIAALPTKKEVQAKRSEDFITKLLETEINEEAEALFAKLSESQDSKEVSLKILSQILDKVKISGPEKIGKHPSEWNESAPSGGGGAKRRGGTGGGSRGGRSNSSGGSSYGGRSGGGSSRSTPASKSGGDRGGKPQRFRNK